Part of the Vicinamibacterales bacterium genome, GACCGGATCTGGAGGGCTGACATCCTCTGGGAGGCGTGGGTGCGCGTGCGACGGAATCGCGGCTCGGCGGGCGTCGACCGTGCGACGCTGGCGGAGATCGAGCAGCGCGGCGGCGAGGCGTTTCTGACGGACCTCGGCCACGCGTTGCGCAACGGGACGTATCGGCCGCAGCCGGTCCTGCGACGAGACATTCCCAAGGCGGACGGCCGTCAGCGGCCGCTCGGCATTCCCACCGTCCGAGACCGAGTCGCCCAGATGGCGGCGAAGCTGGTGCTGGAACCGATCTTCGAGGCGGACTTCCGTCCCTCGTCGTATGGGTTTCGGCCGAGGCGGAGCGCGACGCAGGCGCTGGAAGTCCTCCGGGTGCAGGGCGCCCGCGGGGGCAACCATGTGCTGGATGCGGACATCCGGGACTACTTTGATTCCATCCCGCATGACTTAGTTGAACGGGCCGTGGCGCACCACACGCGCATCCCGTGGGTCCGGTTGTACATTGCGCGGTGGCTTCGTGCGCCGGTGCAGCGTCCAGACGGCACGCGGGATGAACGGACCAAGGGCACCCCGCAGGGCGGGGTCATTAGTCCGCTGCTGGCCAACCTCATCCTGCACTATGCGTTCGACCTCTGGATGCAGCTGGCGTTTCCGGGCGTCCAATTCGAGCGCTATGCGGACGATGCCATCGTCCATTGCAGGAGTGAGCGACAGGCTCGGGCGGTGATGGACGCCATCCGCGGTCGCTTCGCGCAGTGCGGTCTGGAGCTTCATCCGACCAAGACCCGGATTGTCTACTGCAAGGACGACGACCGGCCGAGGGATTACGAACACGTCGCGTTCGATTTCCATGGGTACGCCTTCCAGCCTCGGCGAGCAAAGAATCGCAGGGGGACATTCTTCGTCAGCTTTCTCCCGGCGATGAGCGCCAAGGCCGCCACGGCGGTGCGGAAAACCATTCGCGAGTGGCGGATGGCCTCCACCAGGAACAACCAGCGCCTGGAGGATTTGGCCCGCGTCGTCAACCCGGTGGTCCGTGGGTGGATGAACTACTACGGGCGGTACTATCGCTCGAAGTGCGTTCAGGTACTCCGCCATCTCAACGAGGCCCTCGCGGCTTGGGCGCGTCGGAAGTACCAACGGTTTTACCGTCGAGAACGTGCGTCGATGCACTGGCTGGGCCGCATCGCGCGACGGGACCCGAGCATGTTTGTCCTGTGGCAACTCGGCGTGAAACCCGACGCGGGAGGGTAGGAGCCGGATGAGGCGAGAGTTTCACGTCCGGTTCTGTGAGGGCGGAGGGGTGCAATTCCCCTCCGCTACTCGACTCGTGGTGATGTGCCGCACGCGGGCCGCGGTCGAGGAAGCCCAGCGCCGCGTGGGCGCGGTGCTCACGCGACTCGGGCTCGAACTGCATCCGGAGAAGACCCGGCTGGTCGATCTCTCGTGGGGGCACGGGGGCCTCGACTTTCTCGGGTGTCACCTACGCAAGCGCCTGAGTGGCCCCATTTGGGAGCGGGAGCGGAAACGCATCTACTTCCTGCAGCGGTGGCCGTCGCAGCGCGCGATGCGTCAGGTGCGGGCTCGTCTGCGAGCGCTGACGCCGCGGTCGCGCTGCCACGCGGATCTGCGCACGGTCATTGCGCGCGTGAATCCTGTGGTGCGCGGCTGGGGCCAGTACTTTCGGACGGGCAA contains:
- a CDS encoding group II intron maturase-specific domain-containing protein, which codes for MRREFHVRFCEGGGVQFPSATRLVVMCRTRAAVEEAQRRVGAVLTRLGLELHPEKTRLVDLSWGHGGLDFLGCHLRKRLSGPIWERERKRIYFLQRWPSQRAMRQVRARLRALTPRSRCHADLRTVIARVNPVVRGWGQYFRTGNAATRFLQLDRYVEDRLRGLLLKRHGSRLAPGRANAWRRPFFEALGLCRLRRHRPVSGGGVMPRPDRPPESRVREIRTHGLNGGLTNTRPARPAGFK
- the ltrA gene encoding group II intron reverse transcriptase/maturase, coding for MDRIWRADILWEAWVRVRRNRGSAGVDRATLAEIEQRGGEAFLTDLGHALRNGTYRPQPVLRRDIPKADGRQRPLGIPTVRDRVAQMAAKLVLEPIFEADFRPSSYGFRPRRSATQALEVLRVQGARGGNHVLDADIRDYFDSIPHDLVERAVAHHTRIPWVRLYIARWLRAPVQRPDGTRDERTKGTPQGGVISPLLANLILHYAFDLWMQLAFPGVQFERYADDAIVHCRSERQARAVMDAIRGRFAQCGLELHPTKTRIVYCKDDDRPRDYEHVAFDFHGYAFQPRRAKNRRGTFFVSFLPAMSAKAATAVRKTIREWRMASTRNNQRLEDLARVVNPVVRGWMNYYGRYYRSKCVQVLRHLNEALAAWARRKYQRFYRRERASMHWLGRIARRDPSMFVLWQLGVKPDAGG